In Chryseobacterium gotjawalense, the following are encoded in one genomic region:
- the nuoF gene encoding NADH-quinone oxidoreductase subunit NuoF: MSKKLLLKDAHIEGIRTYEVYRKQGGYEGVEKAFKMAPDAITEEVKTSGLRGRGGAGFPTGMKWSFLAKPEGVPRYLVVNADESEPGTFKDRYLMEHIPHLLIEGMIISSFALGAHTAYIYIRGEFAWIPDILEQAIEEARAAGFLGKNILGTGFDLEIYVHRGAGAYICGEETALLESLEGKRGNPRLKPPFPAVKGLWESPTVVNNVETIAAVVPIINITGAEYAKIGVGRSTGTKLISACGNINKPGVYEIDMTITVEEFIYSDEYCGGIPNGKRLKACIPGGSSVPIVPANLLLKTINGEPRLMNYESLSDGGFATGTMMGSGGFIVLDEDQSVVKHTMTLAHFYAHESCGQCTPCREGTPWLYKILKKIHSGAGTLADIDLLWDVQRKIEGNTICPLGDAAAWPVAAAIRHFRDEFEWYIDNPESQTRNYGLANYADPIPVAAKAE, translated from the coding sequence ATGAGTAAAAAACTTTTACTTAAAGACGCCCATATAGAAGGAATCCGCACTTACGAAGTTTACCGCAAACAAGGTGGCTACGAAGGGGTGGAAAAAGCTTTCAAAATGGCTCCCGACGCCATTACCGAAGAAGTGAAAACTTCTGGACTCAGAGGTCGTGGTGGCGCAGGATTTCCCACAGGAATGAAATGGAGTTTCCTGGCAAAACCAGAAGGCGTGCCAAGATATTTGGTGGTCAATGCAGATGAATCTGAACCGGGAACTTTCAAAGACCGGTATTTGATGGAACATATTCCCCATCTTTTAATCGAAGGAATGATCATTTCCTCTTTCGCTTTAGGAGCGCATACTGCCTATATTTATATTCGTGGTGAGTTCGCCTGGATTCCGGATATTCTGGAACAGGCAATCGAAGAAGCCAGAGCTGCTGGATTCTTAGGCAAAAATATTTTAGGAACTGGTTTCGATTTGGAAATTTATGTTCACCGCGGTGCTGGTGCTTATATCTGTGGTGAGGAAACTGCCCTTTTAGAATCTCTGGAAGGAAAAAGAGGAAATCCCCGTTTGAAACCACCCTTTCCAGCGGTCAAAGGACTTTGGGAATCACCAACAGTTGTAAACAATGTAGAAACAATTGCGGCAGTTGTTCCAATTATCAATATCACCGGAGCAGAATATGCGAAGATTGGTGTTGGCCGTTCGACAGGTACGAAATTAATTTCTGCTTGTGGGAACATCAATAAGCCTGGAGTTTACGAAATCGACATGACCATTACCGTAGAAGAATTCATTTATTCTGACGAATATTGCGGCGGTATTCCAAACGGCAAAAGATTAAAAGCATGTATCCCTGGCGGTAGTTCTGTGCCGATTGTCCCAGCAAATTTATTGCTGAAAACCATCAATGGTGAACCAAGACTCATGAATTATGAATCCCTTTCAGACGGTGGTTTTGCTACCGGAACAATGATGGGATCAGGCGGATTTATCGTTTTAGATGAAGATCAGTCTGTCGTTAAACACACCATGACTTTAGCCCATTTCTATGCGCATGAAAGCTGTGGCCAATGTACGCCTTGTAGAGAAGGAACGCCTTGGTTGTATAAGATTTTGAAAAAAATACACAGCGGTGCAGGAACGTTGGCAGATATTGATCTGCTATGGGATGTTCAAAGAAAAATCGAAGGAAATACAATTTGTCCGCTTGGTGATGCTGCCGCTTGGCCAGTTGCTGCAGCGATACGTCATTTCCGTGATGAGTTTGAGTGGTATATCGATAATCCGGAATCTCAAACCAGAAATTATGGTTTGGCCAATTACGCTGACCCAATTCCGGTGGCCGCAAAAGCAGAGTAA
- the nuoL gene encoding NADH-quinone oxidoreductase subunit L, producing MENLVYAIILLPLAGFLINGLFGKKLPKMLVGTLATAVVFASFIIALSLFLKFNADSQPVIVRAFEWFRINGIQVNFGFQIDQLSLMMIMIITGIGSLIHLYSIGYMSTDEGFHKFFSYLNLFIFMMLLLVMGSNYLILFIGWEGVGLCSYLLIGFWYKNKEYGAAARKAFIMNRIGDLGMIIGILMIASQTNAVDYLSVAQNSGKFELDSTVIIFITASLFIGAVGKSAQIPLFTWLPDAMAGPTPVSALIHAATMVTAGIYLVVRSNFLFSLAPTTMDGILFIGLLTALVAAFIGLRQNDIKKVLAYSTVSQLGFMFVAVGTGAYTVAMFHLMTHAFFKALLFLGSGSVIHAMSGEQDMRLMGGLKKKIPITHITFLIGTLAISGFPFLSGMISKDEILANVYGRSPYLWAVLFIIAAMTAIYMFRAYYLTFHGEFRGTEEQKNHLHESPLNMTLPLMVLAVLSVIGGFINLPHFIGHGSYAKLGTWLQNIYVYDVELPEVPLMTEMILLGLTVLMFFVVWFIVRNIYVTKKKMALPEENYTGWEKLSTKKLYIDELNNATFVKFIEGLGIGGNMFDKGILKRFVDYIGIGAEDSGRAAKKLQNGNVENYVLIMSLAIGIILIVNFILQ from the coding sequence ATGGAAAATTTAGTTTACGCGATTATACTTTTACCACTTGCAGGATTTCTGATCAACGGATTATTCGGAAAAAAACTTCCGAAGATGTTGGTAGGAACTTTGGCCACTGCGGTAGTATTTGCTTCATTTATTATTGCTTTGAGTTTATTCTTAAAGTTTAATGCAGATTCACAACCCGTTATTGTAAGAGCTTTTGAATGGTTCAGGATTAATGGTATTCAAGTGAATTTCGGTTTTCAAATCGATCAGTTATCATTAATGATGATTATGATTATTACGGGAATCGGATCTTTGATACACCTCTACTCTATCGGATACATGAGTACTGACGAAGGTTTTCATAAATTCTTTTCTTACCTGAATTTATTTATCTTCATGATGTTGCTTTTGGTAATGGGAAGCAATTATCTGATTCTTTTCATCGGATGGGAAGGGGTTGGATTATGTTCTTATTTATTGATTGGATTCTGGTACAAAAACAAGGAATATGGTGCAGCGGCTAGAAAAGCCTTCATCATGAACCGTATTGGTGACTTAGGAATGATTATCGGAATTCTGATGATTGCCTCTCAAACCAATGCTGTCGATTACCTTTCTGTTGCGCAAAACTCAGGGAAATTCGAATTAGATTCAACGGTTATTATTTTCATCACCGCGAGTTTATTTATTGGAGCAGTAGGAAAATCTGCACAGATTCCATTATTCACCTGGCTTCCTGATGCGATGGCCGGACCAACTCCGGTTTCTGCATTGATCCACGCGGCGACGATGGTAACTGCAGGGATTTATTTAGTAGTTCGTTCGAACTTCCTGTTCTCGTTAGCGCCAACCACGATGGACGGAATCCTCTTCATAGGATTATTAACCGCTTTGGTAGCAGCGTTCATTGGCCTTCGACAAAATGATATTAAAAAAGTTTTAGCCTATTCTACCGTTTCTCAGTTAGGATTTATGTTCGTAGCAGTAGGTACTGGCGCTTATACAGTAGCAATGTTCCACCTGATGACGCACGCGTTTTTCAAAGCGTTGCTATTCTTAGGTTCTGGTTCTGTAATTCATGCGATGAGCGGCGAACAGGATATGAGATTAATGGGTGGATTAAAGAAAAAAATTCCAATTACACATATTACTTTCTTAATTGGAACATTAGCAATTTCGGGATTCCCATTCCTTTCAGGGATGATTTCCAAAGATGAAATCTTAGCAAATGTTTATGGAAGAAGTCCTTATTTATGGGCAGTTCTTTTCATCATTGCAGCGATGACTGCGATTTATATGTTCAGAGCATACTACTTAACTTTCCACGGTGAGTTTAGAGGAACGGAAGAACAAAAAAATCATCTTCACGAAAGTCCTTTAAATATGACTTTACCTTTAATGGTTTTGGCTGTACTTTCAGTGATTGGAGGTTTCATCAACCTTCCGCATTTTATCGGCCACGGCAGCTATGCGAAGTTAGGAACCTGGTTACAGAATATTTACGTTTATGATGTAGAACTTCCAGAAGTTCCTTTGATGACAGAAATGATTCTTCTGGGGTTAACTGTTTTAATGTTCTTCGTAGTTTGGTTCATTGTAAGAAACATTTACGTTACTAAGAAAAAAATGGCTTTACCGGAAGAAAATTATACCGGCTGGGAGAAACTTTCTACTAAAAAATTATACATCGATGAACTGAATAACGCAACATTTGTGAAATTCATCGAGGGTCTTGGTATCGGCGGAAATATGTTTGACAAAGGTATTCTCAAAAGATTTGTAGATTACATCGGTATCGGAGCAGAAGATTCTGGAAGAGCCGCAAAAAAGCTTCAGAACGGAAATGTAGAGAATTATGTTCTCATCATGTCTTTAGCCATCGGAATTATTTTAATTGTTAACTTTATATTACAATAG
- a CDS encoding 2Fe-2S iron-sulfur cluster-binding protein, with the protein MSEEVKKFKITIDGQTTEVLPGTSILEAARQIGGKSVPPAMCYYKPLESSGGRCRTCLVEVSKGSDADSRPMPKLVASCRTSVMDGMEVKNLTSEKTQEARKAVTEFLLINHPLDCPICDQAGECHLQDLGYEHGLERTRTEFERRTFEPEDIGPNIKLNMNRCILCARCVLVANQLTENREHGILFRGEHAEISTNLNKALENDFIGNVIDVCPVGALTDRTARFASRVWFTKPMNATCECSKCAGKAVVWMKGEEVIRVTARKDQYDEVQDWICDDCRFHKKDLKYWTIERPRHIDRHSVISLNHYEKPKNMISLLDNPDAKELSDKDEK; encoded by the coding sequence ATGAGCGAAGAAGTTAAAAAATTCAAAATAACCATCGATGGTCAAACTACCGAAGTTTTGCCTGGCACTTCTATTCTGGAAGCCGCGAGACAAATCGGCGGTAAATCGGTACCACCGGCAATGTGTTATTACAAACCGCTGGAATCTAGCGGCGGTAGATGTAGAACCTGTCTGGTAGAAGTATCTAAAGGATCTGACGCTGATTCACGACCGATGCCGAAATTAGTAGCGAGTTGCAGAACAAGCGTGATGGACGGAATGGAAGTGAAAAACCTCACCTCCGAAAAAACGCAGGAAGCCAGAAAAGCCGTAACAGAATTTCTACTGATCAATCACCCGCTGGATTGCCCTATCTGTGATCAGGCAGGAGAATGTCATTTACAGGATTTAGGTTACGAACATGGTTTAGAAAGAACAAGAACAGAATTCGAAAGAAGGACTTTTGAGCCGGAAGATATCGGTCCAAATATTAAGTTGAACATGAACCGGTGCATCCTGTGTGCAAGATGCGTTTTGGTGGCCAATCAATTGACCGAAAACAGAGAACACGGTATTTTGTTCCGGGGAGAACACGCAGAGATTTCGACCAATCTGAACAAGGCTTTAGAAAATGATTTCATTGGAAATGTCATTGATGTTTGTCCCGTTGGTGCTTTAACCGACAGAACGGCAAGGTTCGCAAGCAGAGTTTGGTTTACCAAACCAATGAATGCCACTTGCGAATGTTCAAAATGTGCAGGTAAAGCAGTCGTTTGGATGAAAGGCGAGGAAGTGATCAGGGTAACTGCCAGAAAAGACCAGTACGATGAAGTACAGGACTGGATCTGCGACGACTGTAGATTCCACAAAAAAGATTTGAAATACTGGACGATTGAAAGACCACGTCATATCGATCGTCATTCGGTAATCTCTTTGAACCATTACGAAAAACCTAAAAATATGATCAGTCTTTTGGATAATCCGGATGCAAAAGAACTGAGCGATAAAGACGAGAAATAA
- the nuoH gene encoding NADH-quinone oxidoreductase subunit NuoH, with amino-acid sequence MELITFKIILVVTLFAVSLGVAAYSTWGERKVAAILQDRIGPNRAGPFGILQPLADGGKLFFKEGFVPQGADRFLFYVGPALTMFISLITGAVIPWGKSLNIGGNSFYIQVANIDVGVLYLIAMVSIGVYGMMIGGWASNNKYSLIGAIRASSQMISYELAMGLSLLSIILMAGSLDLHFITSSQGEGKIWGFIPADGMNWNIFYQPLAFIIFFVAAMAETNRHPFDLPECESELVNGYMTEYSSMNFGQYMFGEYVNMFISNALIVTLFFGGFNYPGINWVSENWGENIAGTLSIFAMLAKVVFGILVFMWIRWTIPRFRYDQLMHLGWKTLIPLALVNLVITAAVIVFFAH; translated from the coding sequence ATGGAGTTAATTACTTTTAAAATAATATTAGTTGTTACACTTTTCGCTGTATCCTTAGGTGTTGCGGCCTATTCTACATGGGGCGAAAGAAAAGTGGCGGCGATTCTTCAAGACAGAATTGGTCCTAACAGAGCCGGTCCATTCGGGATTTTGCAACCATTAGCCGATGGTGGAAAACTCTTCTTCAAAGAAGGATTTGTACCACAGGGAGCCGATCGGTTTTTATTCTATGTCGGTCCTGCATTAACCATGTTTATTTCCCTGATTACCGGAGCAGTGATTCCGTGGGGGAAATCTTTGAATATTGGTGGGAATTCTTTTTACATTCAGGTGGCCAATATCGATGTAGGGGTTTTGTACTTGATAGCAATGGTTTCCATCGGAGTTTACGGAATGATGATTGGAGGTTGGGCTTCGAATAATAAATACTCGCTGATCGGTGCAATCCGTGCTTCATCGCAAATGATTTCTTACGAACTGGCAATGGGTCTCTCTCTTCTTTCTATTATATTAATGGCCGGAAGTTTAGATTTACATTTCATCACTTCTTCACAAGGTGAAGGTAAAATATGGGGTTTTATTCCGGCAGACGGAATGAACTGGAATATCTTTTATCAGCCTTTAGCATTTATCATCTTCTTCGTTGCAGCGATGGCAGAAACAAACCGTCACCCTTTTGATTTACCGGAATGTGAATCCGAGCTGGTGAATGGTTATATGACCGAATATTCCTCCATGAACTTCGGGCAGTATATGTTCGGTGAATATGTCAACATGTTTATCTCCAATGCTTTAATTGTAACTTTATTTTTCGGTGGATTTAATTATCCTGGAATCAACTGGGTTTCTGAAAACTGGGGTGAAAATATTGCCGGAACATTAAGTATTTTCGCAATGTTAGCGAAAGTAGTATTTGGAATTTTAGTCTTTATGTGGATCCGTTGGACCATCCCAAGATTCAGATATGACCAATTGATGCATTTGGGTTGGAAAACATTAATCCCTTTAGCATTAGTGAATTTAGTGATTACTGCAGCAGTGATTGTTTTCTTCGCCCATTAA
- a CDS encoding NADH-quinone oxidoreductase subunit J family protein, with amino-acid sequence MEQIIFFFVAFLALASGFYFVFARNAIYSILSLIVTFFSIAALYILLNAQFLGIVQIIVYAGAIMVLFLYILMMLNLNKEDESKKKNLPKFIGVFSAGLLLVGILGAFKGLNQKTFAGNIDSSVGLTKNLGRLLFNEYVLPFELASILILAGIVGAVLIGKKDL; translated from the coding sequence ATGGAACAGATCATATTTTTCTTCGTGGCATTTTTGGCGTTGGCAAGCGGATTTTATTTTGTTTTTGCAAGAAACGCCATTTACTCTATTTTGTCACTCATCGTTACTTTCTTTTCGATTGCAGCCTTATATATTTTACTCAACGCACAGTTCCTGGGAATTGTACAGATCATAGTTTATGCAGGTGCGATCATGGTTCTGTTCCTCTATATCTTAATGATGCTGAACCTGAATAAAGAAGATGAAAGTAAAAAGAAAAACCTTCCCAAATTCATCGGTGTATTTTCCGCAGGATTATTATTGGTAGGAATTTTAGGAGCATTCAAAGGTTTGAACCAAAAAACATTTGCAGGAAATATCGATTCGTCGGTTGGTTTAACTAAAAACCTTGGCCGGTTATTGTTTAACGAATATGTTTTGCCGTTTGAGTTGGCCTCAATCCTTATTCTTGCCGGAATTGTAGGAGCAGTTTTAATTGGTAAAAAAGATTTATAG
- a CDS encoding NADH-quinone oxidoreductase subunit B, with the protein MSDNKPVIRMDAEAPEGFEGEGFFATKLSSVIGMARKFSLWPLPFATSCCGIEFMATLNPTFDASRFGMERNSFSPRQADMLMVCGTISKKLGPVLKQVYTQMAEPKWVIAVGACASSGGIFDSYSVLQGIDRIIPVDVYVPGCPPRPEQIIEGVMQVQALCESESIRRRDLPEYQQLLASYDIN; encoded by the coding sequence ATGTCTGATAATAAACCAGTAATAAGAATGGATGCGGAAGCTCCGGAAGGTTTTGAAGGAGAAGGTTTTTTCGCCACCAAACTCAGCAGTGTGATTGGGATGGCAAGAAAATTCTCGCTTTGGCCATTGCCTTTTGCAACTTCATGCTGTGGAATTGAATTCATGGCTACGCTAAATCCAACTTTTGATGCTTCAAGATTTGGTATGGAAAGAAACTCTTTCTCGCCAAGACAGGCAGATATGTTAATGGTTTGTGGAACCATTTCAAAAAAATTAGGACCTGTTTTAAAACAGGTATATACCCAAATGGCTGAGCCAAAATGGGTGATCGCTGTGGGTGCCTGTGCCTCAAGCGGTGGGATTTTCGATTCTTATTCTGTATTGCAGGGAATTGACAGAATAATCCCGGTAGATGTATATGTCCCTGGCTGCCCGCCAAGACCTGAACAAATCATTGAAGGCGTCATGCAGGTACAAGCCCTTTGCGAAAGTGAAAGCATCCGCAGGAGAGATTTGCCGGAATACCAACAATTATTAGCCTCTTACGACATAAACTAA
- a CDS encoding NADH-quinone oxidoreductase subunit NuoE family protein, whose protein sequence is MSETIAFKPETLAQVDKITARYPAERKKSALIPVLHLAQKEFGGWLQVPVMDYVAELLEIKPIEVYEVATFYSMFNMKPVGKYVLEVCQTGPCMLNGSDEIIQHIKETLHINAGETSADGLFTLKTVECLGACGYAPMMQLGKFYHEHLTKEKVNEILELCRQGTLALD, encoded by the coding sequence ATGAGCGAAACGATTGCTTTTAAACCTGAAACCTTGGCTCAGGTCGATAAAATTACCGCACGATATCCAGCAGAAAGAAAAAAATCAGCGTTAATTCCGGTGCTTCATTTGGCACAAAAGGAATTTGGTGGCTGGCTGCAGGTTCCAGTAATGGATTATGTTGCAGAACTCTTAGAAATCAAACCTATCGAGGTTTATGAAGTAGCGACGTTCTACAGCATGTTCAACATGAAACCTGTAGGAAAATACGTTTTAGAAGTTTGTCAAACGGGACCGTGTATGTTAAACGGTAGCGATGAAATCATTCAACATATTAAAGAAACATTGCACATCAATGCCGGAGAAACTTCTGCCGATGGACTGTTTACTTTAAAAACAGTAGAATGTCTCGGTGCTTGCGGCTACGCTCCGATGATGCAACTCGGGAAATTTTATCATGAACATTTAACAAAAGAAAAAGTAAACGAAATCCTTGAGCTGTGCAGACAGGGAACGCTTGCTTTGGATTAA
- a CDS encoding NuoI/complex I 23 kDa subunit family protein, translated as MKLTNRSKVVSNKEMTFMEKLYLPEIFKGMAITLKHAIAGPKGKVYSYPEVQKPRTKIWRGLHVLKRDEEGRERCTACGLCAVTCPAEAITMTGAERTKDEQHLYREEKYASVYEINMLRCIFCGLCEEACPKSAIYLTDRLVDVETNRGSFIYGKDKLVEKINERIDITERQSELQKKSVK; from the coding sequence ATGAAACTGACAAACAGATCAAAAGTAGTCTCGAACAAAGAGATGACTTTTATGGAAAAATTATACCTCCCGGAAATTTTCAAGGGAATGGCAATTACGTTGAAGCACGCGATAGCAGGACCGAAAGGTAAAGTTTATTCTTACCCTGAAGTTCAAAAACCAAGAACTAAAATCTGGCGCGGACTTCATGTCTTAAAACGTGATGAAGAAGGCAGAGAAAGATGTACCGCTTGTGGACTTTGCGCAGTGACTTGTCCTGCAGAAGCAATTACCATGACGGGTGCAGAACGGACCAAAGACGAACAACATCTCTATCGTGAAGAAAAATACGCGTCGGTTTATGAAATCAATATGCTGAGATGTATTTTCTGTGGTCTTTGTGAAGAGGCTTGTCCGAAATCAGCTATTTATTTAACAGACCGTTTGGTAGATGTAGAAACCAACCGCGGAAGTTTCATTTATGGTAAAGATAAATTGGTGGAAAAAATCAACGAAAGAATTGATATTACGGAGCGTCAAAGTGAATTGCAAAAAAAATCAGTAAAATAG
- a CDS encoding NADH-quinone oxidoreductase subunit C: protein MTNEFVLEAITREFPESVLSHDTPYDFLTLEIKKEDIKKVIHHLKDSSLQINFLTDICGIHYPETPEKEIGVIYHLHNMMTNFRIRLKTFMTRENAEVDSMTDLYAGANWMERETFDFYGIKFKGHPDLRVILNMEDLGYHPMLKEYRLEDGTRTDKDDKMFGR from the coding sequence ATGACGAATGAATTTGTTTTAGAAGCAATTACCAGAGAGTTTCCAGAATCCGTACTGTCTCATGATACCCCTTACGATTTTTTAACTTTAGAAATAAAGAAAGAAGATATCAAAAAGGTAATTCATCATCTAAAGGATTCTTCTCTTCAAATCAATTTCCTGACTGATATTTGCGGTATTCACTACCCTGAAACTCCCGAAAAAGAAATTGGTGTGATTTATCATCTTCATAATATGATGACTAATTTCAGAATACGCCTGAAAACATTCATGACCAGAGAAAATGCAGAAGTAGATTCTATGACAGATCTCTACGCAGGTGCCAACTGGATGGAAAGAGAAACTTTTGATTTCTACGGAATTAAATTTAAAGGACATCCGGATTTAAGAGTCATCCTGAATATGGAAGATTTAGGCTATCATCCCATGCTAAAGGAATATCGTTTAGAAGATGGAACCAGAACCGACAAAGACGATAAAATGTTCGGAAGATAA
- a CDS encoding NADH-quinone oxidoreductase subunit D, with translation MKDNALSNILNQHDSKEQIDGQLYTLNLGPTHPATHGIFQNVLTMDGERILHAEQTVGYIHRAFEKISERRNFTQITTLTDRMNYCSAPINNIGWHLTVEKLLGCEIPKRVDYMRVIMMELARISDHLICNGVIAMDAGAITGLTYLFQEREKIYEMYEEVCGARLTTNMGRIGGFERDFSPKFHELLKTFLKKFPVVWQDFCSLNERNRIFMDRTINAGPISAERALSYGFTGPNLRATGVDYDVRVAQPYCSYEDFDFIIPVGTSGDTYDRFMVRQQEVWESLKIIEQAYTNLPEGPFHADLPEFYLPEKADVYNNMEALIYHFKIVMAETEVPKGEVYSCVEGGNGELGFYLVSDGGRTPYRLHFRRPCFIYYQAYPEMIQGSLISDAIVTLCSMNVIAGELDA, from the coding sequence ATGAAAGACAACGCACTCTCAAATATACTGAACCAGCACGATTCTAAGGAACAGATTGACGGACAATTATACACCTTGAATCTCGGTCCAACTCACCCGGCGACCCACGGAATTTTCCAAAACGTCCTTACCATGGATGGTGAAAGAATTTTGCACGCCGAACAAACCGTAGGATACATTCACCGTGCTTTTGAAAAAATTTCTGAAAGAAGAAACTTCACACAGATTACAACATTAACCGACCGGATGAATTATTGTTCGGCTCCTATTAATAATATAGGATGGCACTTAACAGTTGAAAAACTCTTAGGTTGCGAAATTCCTAAACGTGTAGACTATATGCGGGTGATTATGATGGAGTTGGCCAGAATTTCAGATCACCTGATCTGCAACGGAGTTATTGCGATGGATGCTGGTGCAATTACAGGATTAACTTATCTTTTCCAGGAAAGAGAGAAAATCTACGAAATGTACGAAGAAGTATGTGGAGCAAGATTGACGACCAACATGGGTAGAATTGGAGGTTTTGAAAGAGATTTCTCTCCGAAGTTCCATGAACTTTTGAAAACCTTCCTGAAAAAATTCCCGGTTGTATGGCAGGACTTCTGTTCTCTGAATGAGAGAAACAGAATCTTCATGGACAGAACCATTAACGCCGGACCAATTTCTGCGGAAAGAGCTTTAAGTTATGGCTTCACCGGTCCAAATCTACGGGCAACAGGCGTGGATTATGATGTACGGGTTGCCCAACCCTACTGTTCTTATGAAGATTTCGATTTCATAATTCCCGTTGGAACTTCCGGAGATACTTACGACCGATTCATGGTTCGTCAGCAGGAAGTTTGGGAAAGTCTAAAGATCATCGAACAGGCCTACACCAATTTACCGGAAGGACCTTTCCATGCTGATCTTCCAGAGTTTTACCTACCGGAAAAAGCAGATGTGTATAACAATATGGAAGCTTTGATTTACCACTTTAAAATCGTGATGGCAGAAACAGAAGTTCCAAAAGGTGAAGTTTACAGTTGTGTAGAAGGTGGAAATGGTGAATTAGGATTTTACCTCGTAAGCGATGGTGGAAGAACTCCTTACCGACTTCACTTTAGAAGACCTTGCTTTATTTATTATCAGGCCTATCCGGAGATGATACAGGGCAGTTTGATTTCTGATGCGATTGTTACTTTATGCAGCATGAACGTAATTGCAGGAGAATTAGACGCGTAA
- the nuoK gene encoding NADH-quinone oxidoreductase subunit NuoK, translating into MGEVNTFIQAVPLEYFIILSSVLFSLGVLGVLIRKNAIIILGCVELMLNSVNLLLAAFSSYKGDGNGQILVFFIMVVAAAEVAVGLAIIAMLYRNTKSVDISIFNKLRG; encoded by the coding sequence ATGGGAGAAGTAAATACATTTATACAGGCAGTTCCGCTGGAATATTTCATTATTCTAAGTTCTGTTCTGTTCAGTCTCGGTGTGCTGGGGGTTTTGATCCGCAAAAATGCCATCATCATTTTAGGATGTGTAGAGTTGATGCTGAATTCTGTAAACCTTTTGCTCGCAGCTTTCTCATCTTATAAAGGTGACGGAAACGGGCAGATTCTGGTTTTCTTCATCATGGTGGTTGCCGCTGCGGAAGTTGCCGTAGGTTTAGCAATTATCGCGATGCTGTACAGAAATACAAAATCAGTAGACATCAGTATTTTTAATAAATTAAGAGGATAA